DNA from Cyanobacteria bacterium GSL.Bin1:
GTTGATATCTAAACTTAAAGCAGATTTCAATTATGCAAGCTTTGTGCTTTTAATCTGCATGATTGGGATTAAGACAATAACCTGCTCGTTTTTGGTTATCGACTACTGCTTTTTCAGGGTTTGGGAGTTATCAAGCAGATTAAAGAAGCGATCACCTATAGATCACATATACGCCCCCTCATCCCGTCCACAAACCATGATTCGCGCTCTACAAGGCGTGCTACGTTAAAATAATCGTGTCCCAATCCTAAAAACGATTCCATGAGTGCACTCACATTGAATCTTTCTTCTCTAGTTGATAGCATTAGCGAGCGCCAGTTAGAAGCTCTTGCCCGCGACAATCCCGATGCTCGATTGGAAACAGATAGTCAAGGTCATTTAATTTTTATGTCTCCAACGGGTGGTGAAACTGGTAATCGCAATGGCGAACTGTTTTTTCAAATTAAACTTTGGAATAAACAAAGCAAATTGGGTCAAGTTTTTGATTCTTCTACTGGTTTCAAGTTATCCAATGGTGCAGTTCGTTCTCCTGATGTTAGCTGGGTCGCGAATTCTAAATGGAACAGTTTAACCAAACAACAAAAAAGAAAATTTGTCCCTCTCGATCCTGATTTTGTTCTCGAACTGATGAGTCCCACTGACGATCTCGATGAGTTGCAAAATAAAATGAAAGAGTACATAAACTGTGGAGTAAACTTAGGTTGGTTAATTAATCCCGATGATAGACAAGTAGAAATTTACCGCCCGGTGAAAAAGAAAGAAGTATTAAATAATCCTTTGACTCTCTCAGGTGAGGATATTCTGTCTGGATTGGTTGTAGATTTATCCGAAATTTTTGATTGATCGAATTGGCGTCTCGCGAAGCTGTTTTCTTTGAGATTGTTCTTGTTCAGTTCTGTGTGGAGACCGAGAGTTAATCGGTAAACCAGTGAAGAAACATGGAAGAATAGAAAAAAGTCTTTTTCGTTTGGCTTCCAATCAATCCCTTCCTTTTTCTTCTTAAGATTTTATTCACAAACAGTCTCTAAAGAGTGCGATTATGTTTCCAGGTAAAGATATGATCACGCTCTCTTTTAAAATCACTTGGATTACATTTTCTTTATAGAACTAATCCTAGCAGCGATCGCGCGTCGTCTCTTAAATTTGATTCTGATTCTATCTTAATCTGGTGAAAGAGAAGCTTGAAATCGGGGGCGCGATCGCGCTTCCTCCCACCTTGATCGCGCTCTCCAATGCAATAGAATTGATTTGATTCAAGCCGCGATTAGGCTAAGCCTATGCTTCGCAAACGCCCTAGCCAAAGAATTCCTCGAAATCTCCGTTAGATAGCAACTTCTAAAAATGAAGAGCTGGCTGTTGGGATTGGAATTTCATAGCCCTCTTCTTTCATCCCTTCGAGATGAAACTGTATCGCTTCTTTCATATTCTCTTTCACTTCCTCGATTGTTGTACCTGTGGAGATGCAGCCTAGCAAATCTGGAGAATAGGCGGAATATCCCGTTGATGTTTTTTCAATTACAATTAAATATCTGTTCATTTTGAACAACCTACGTCTTATTTATTTTTTGATTCCAGCTTGTTTTAAGATACTATTCTCAGTTCCAGGAGCGATATCGTCGTTAGCCTTACCTGGGATAGTGACTAAGCCCCGTTT
Protein-coding regions in this window:
- a CDS encoding addiction module toxin, HicA family; this encodes MKVKEIIRLIENDGWQLARTKCSHRQYKHPTKRGLVTIPGKANDDIAPGTENSILKQAGIKK
- a CDS encoding type II toxin-antitoxin system HicB family antitoxin, with protein sequence MNRYLIVIEKTSTGYSAYSPDLLGCISTGTTIEEVKENMKEAIQFHLEGMKEEGYEIPIPTASSSFLEVAI
- a CDS encoding Uma2 family endonuclease, producing the protein MSALTLNLSSLVDSISERQLEALARDNPDARLETDSQGHLIFMSPTGGETGNRNGELFFQIKLWNKQSKLGQVFDSSTGFKLSNGAVRSPDVSWVANSKWNSLTKQQKRKFVPLDPDFVLELMSPTDDLDELQNKMKEYINCGVNLGWLINPDDRQVEIYRPVKKKEVLNNPLTLSGEDILSGLVVDLSEIFD